A region of Lycium barbarum isolate Lr01 chromosome 1, ASM1917538v2, whole genome shotgun sequence DNA encodes the following proteins:
- the LOC132614994 gene encoding uncharacterized protein LOC132614994 — MKNYDGDWIEGDDLIATEARLMNNVWYSVNINGVRHGFFKSNRGIKQGDPLSLSVFIIGTELLSRLTNSLMNTNFVPYFTERNGPKINHLCYTDDTILFSFCDPTSLELLMSKLNQYEQVSGQLVNKYKSGFYVPFKDDDPRINEIKRITGFSHCPFTMTYLGCPIYFGRKRVISNRLQGWQCKFLSYGGKAVLIKSVLYVMPLHLLAVIQPTKTTLDQIDKIVANFFWARSKQEQEDFLLVKYCKRSHPVAQKWGNGQSNVWRRLMDIKSKVEPHIFWKIGKGDVSFWWDNWSRLGAIASIFQLGRASKITKVNEFMNGGLWNLDKLLQVLPLDMVHTIKKELDIDVNKADHPYWLLEDKGNFTCKSA, encoded by the exons ATGAAGAATTATGATGGAGATTGGATTGAAGGTGATGACCTTATCGCTACTGAAGCT AGATTAATGAACAATGTGTGGTATTCTGTTAATATTAATGGGGTTAGACATGGTTTTTTCAAGTCCAACAGAGGTATCAAGCAAGGAGATCCACTATCCCTATCTGTATTTATCATTGGGACAGAACTTCTATCCAGACTTACGAATAGTTTGATGAATACTAATTTTGTTCCCTATTTCACTGAGAGGAATGGGCCAAAAATCAATCATTTGTGCTATACAGATGATACAATTCTATTTTCTTTTTGTGATCCAACTTCTTTGGAGTTGCTTATGTCCAAACTTAATCAATATGAACAAGTCTCTGGACAACTTGTGAATAAGTACAAGTCTGGCTTCTATGTGCCTTTCAAGGATGATGATCCCAGAATTAATGAGATCAAGAGAATCACTGGTTTTTCACACTGCCCCTTTACTATGACTTATTTGGGATGCCCTATTTATTTTGGTAGAAAAAGAGTAATCTCTAATAGACTTCAAGGTTGGCAATGCAAATTCCTTTCTTATGGAGGCAAAGCAGTCCTTATAAAATCTGTCCTCTATGTTATGCCACTTCACCTCTTGGCTGTGATTCAACCTACTAAAACTACCCTAGATCAAATAGACAAGATTGTGGCCAATTTCTTTTGGGCTAGATCAAAACAGGAACAAGAG GATTTTCTTCTGGTGAAGTACTGCAAAAGATCACATCCAGTTGCCCAAAAATGGGGTAATGGCCAATCAAATGTATGGAGAAGACTGATGGACATAAAGAGTAAAGTTGAACCACATATTTTTTGGAAGATTGGAAAAGGTGATGTATCCTTTTGGTGGGATAACTGGTCAAGATTGGGAGCAATTGCTTCTATATTTCAGTTGGGAAGAGCTTCAAAGATCACAAAAGTTAATGAATTCATGAATGGTGGTTTGTGGAATCTTGATAAGCTTCTGCAAGTTCTTCCACTAGATATGGTTCACACTATAAAAAAAGAGTTGGATATTGATGTAAATAAGGCAGATCACCCCTACTGGCTTCTTGAAGACAAAGGGAATTTCACTTGCAAATCAGCCTGA